One Pararhizobium sp. IMCC3301 DNA segment encodes these proteins:
- a CDS encoding AEC family transporter: MEILQVLLDPILPVFAIMAFGFAMGRAGKTGVEDARLLNRFAMSILLPVFIFGLIANTSIQSFSFVPVMIYLVVQIVIFSCGFLVALHLFGRTPAESILLGFCGVFGNNALYVLPMSVLLYGQANVLPVTSIVTLDAIFAFGLSMLALQIISLGKASPVSIALGIARLPMLQAIVVGLIVSLAGIAVPAPVNTFVRFSGAGAAPVALYALGVVLSQTRFQPDRLVISFTLVKLLLFPAMIWLGLEMFAAQDDGRNLFLLASAAPAGAMSFSLAMLYHVRTDAIAQIIILTSVLSLITLAMLA; the protein is encoded by the coding sequence TTGGAAATTCTGCAGGTCCTGCTGGACCCCATCCTGCCCGTATTTGCGATCATGGCATTCGGCTTTGCTATGGGCCGCGCCGGCAAGACCGGCGTTGAGGATGCGCGGCTTCTGAACCGCTTTGCGATGTCGATCCTGTTGCCGGTTTTTATCTTCGGGCTGATCGCCAATACATCGATTCAGAGCTTCAGCTTTGTCCCGGTGATGATTTATCTGGTGGTGCAGATCGTCATATTCAGCTGCGGTTTCCTGGTCGCGCTGCATCTGTTCGGGCGCACGCCGGCGGAATCCATTCTGCTCGGATTTTGCGGGGTGTTCGGCAACAATGCGCTCTATGTGCTGCCGATGTCCGTGCTGCTTTATGGCCAGGCCAATGTGCTGCCTGTGACCAGCATCGTCACACTGGATGCGATCTTTGCCTTTGGCTTGTCAATGCTGGCGCTGCAGATCATCAGCCTTGGCAAGGCCAGCCCGGTTTCCATCGCGCTCGGCATTGCCAGACTGCCGATGCTGCAGGCCATTGTCGTCGGCCTGATCGTCAGTCTGGCGGGCATTGCTGTCCCTGCGCCGGTCAACACTTTTGTCAGATTTTCCGGAGCGGGGGCCGCTCCAGTGGCGCTCTATGCGCTGGGTGTTGTGCTGTCCCAGACAAGGTTTCAGCCGGACAGACTTGTCATCAGTTTTACCTTGGTCAAATTGCTGTTGTTTCCCGCAATGATCTGGCTGGGTCTTGAGATGTTCGCGGCGCAGGATGATGGCCGCAATCTGTTCCTGCTGGCGTCAGCCGCACCGGCGGGGGCAATGTCCTTCAGCCTCGCCATGCTCTATCATGTGCGCACCGATGCAATCGCCCAGATTATCATACTGACCAGCGTCCTCAGCCTCATCACGCTCGCCATGCTTGCCTAG
- a CDS encoding glycerophosphodiester phosphodiesterase family protein, translating into MHQTKMVCHRGARLSAPENTFASAAAALDLGGSIIELDIRQSGDGVLYVLHDESVERTTNGTGNICDMSSAQIDRLDAGSWFDPKFKGEQVPRLDAYLATFAGRAGFYLEIKLADCADVAKLVRKLGIAEQCFTYSFNPQMRRAMLTHCPEVRRMVLWSNAGSAQAARQEHHAEIVEFHTDAFDPARIRECQDAGLEVMFYTDKPDEVRFIEALRLKMNYVNIDYLALFQQLRTERATAAVSI; encoded by the coding sequence ATGCATCAGACAAAAATGGTCTGCCATCGCGGTGCCCGGCTGAGCGCGCCGGAAAACACGTTTGCTTCGGCTGCAGCAGCGCTCGATCTTGGCGGCTCCATCATCGAGCTGGATATCCGCCAGTCGGGCGATGGCGTTCTCTATGTGCTGCATGATGAAAGCGTTGAGCGCACCACCAATGGCACCGGCAACATCTGTGACATGAGCAGTGCGCAAATTGACCGGCTGGATGCGGGAAGCTGGTTTGATCCGAAATTCAAAGGCGAGCAGGTGCCGCGGCTTGATGCCTATCTGGCGACATTTGCCGGGCGCGCCGGTTTCTATCTGGAAATCAAACTGGCCGATTGCGCAGATGTGGCAAAGCTGGTGCGCAAACTCGGCATTGCCGAGCAGTGTTTCACCTATTCCTTCAATCCGCAGATGCGCCGGGCCATGCTGACCCATTGCCCCGAGGTGCGCCGCATGGTGCTCTGGTCCAATGCGGGCAGCGCGCAGGCGGCCCGGCAGGAGCACCACGCCGAAATTGTTGAATTCCATACTGATGCGTTCGATCCAGCGCGAATCCGCGAGTGTCAGGACGCCGGACTTGAAGTGATGTTTTATACCGACAAGCCGGACGAGGTGCGCTTTATCGAAGCGCTCCGCCTGAAGATGAATTACGTCAATATCGATTATCTGGCGCTGTTTCAGCAACTCAGAACCGAGCGGGCCACAGCTGCTGTATCGATCTAG
- a CDS encoding mechanosensitive ion channel domain-containing protein, whose product MRIFLALLLFLSFAVAGVFAQSSLDETAPVATDLIGSEPIAAETGIPADSAIAARISAIFAEIDALRAVDVSVRSGVVLLQGAVPDKAAIEQAAALAGRVEGVVAVSSQLLEDTSVSERIVPIMDRLFTRLQRAINYIPLLTVAVLVFALVGIIGWWLAARRWPFAKIAPNAFISDLLRQVVRLAFLGIGLVLALDIMGATAIIGTVLGAAGIVGLAVGFAVRDTVENYIASILLSLRQPFRPNDHVEIDGHEGHVIMLTARATVLLSPDGNHIRIPNATVFKSVITNYSRHPERRFDFEMGIAPDGDLQQAVDIGLAVLKQVDFILDKPLPEARIEGLGDSTVQLWFAGWIDQRETSMVLARGQAIRLIMRALEDAGFELPEPGLRVALTQDTAKPLAKPAAVKKKPVAPVDAADIAANDGITEIIDEERAQMADQDLLKEDAPQEMG is encoded by the coding sequence ATGCGAATATTTCTGGCTCTTCTGCTGTTTCTCAGCTTTGCCGTAGCGGGCGTCTTTGCCCAGTCCTCACTGGACGAAACCGCACCTGTGGCAACGGATCTGATCGGCAGCGAACCCATTGCTGCGGAAACCGGAATTCCGGCTGACAGCGCCATTGCCGCACGCATCTCCGCCATCTTTGCCGAGATCGATGCCTTGCGTGCTGTCGATGTGTCGGTCAGATCAGGGGTAGTGCTGCTGCAGGGCGCTGTACCCGACAAAGCGGCAATCGAGCAGGCCGCGGCTCTTGCTGGCCGGGTGGAAGGCGTGGTGGCGGTCTCCAGCCAGTTGCTGGAAGACACCTCGGTCAGCGAACGCATCGTTCCGATCATGGATAGGCTTTTCACCCGCCTGCAGCGCGCCATCAATTACATCCCGCTGCTAACCGTCGCCGTGCTTGTCTTCGCGCTGGTCGGAATCATCGGCTGGTGGTTGGCCGCCCGCAGGTGGCCGTTTGCGAAAATCGCGCCCAATGCCTTCATATCCGATCTGCTGCGCCAGGTGGTTCGTCTGGCTTTTCTCGGCATCGGGCTGGTTCTGGCACTGGATATTATGGGCGCCACTGCCATTATCGGAACTGTTTTGGGGGCGGCCGGTATTGTCGGTCTTGCGGTCGGGTTTGCAGTGCGTGACACGGTTGAAAACTATATCGCCAGCATTCTGCTCAGCCTGCGTCAACCATTCCGGCCCAATGATCATGTCGAGATTGACGGTCATGAGGGCCACGTCATCATGCTGACCGCGCGCGCCACGGTTCTGCTCAGCCCTGATGGCAACCACATCCGCATTCCCAATGCTACAGTGTTCAAAAGCGTGATTACCAATTACTCGCGTCATCCGGAACGCAGATTTGATTTTGAAATGGGCATTGCCCCGGATGGCGATCTGCAGCAAGCGGTTGATATCGGATTAGCGGTGCTGAAACAGGTCGATTTCATTCTCGACAAACCGCTGCCGGAAGCCCGCATTGAAGGATTGGGAGATTCCACGGTTCAGCTCTGGTTTGCCGGCTGGATTGATCAGCGCGAAACCAGCATGGTGCTGGCACGGGGCCAAGCCATCCGCCTGATCATGCGCGCCCTGGAAGATGCCGGCTTTGAACTGCCTGAACCGGGCTTGCGCGTTGCTCTGACCCAAGACACGGCAAAGCCATTGGCGAAACCTGCCGCTGTAAAGAAGAAACCTGTCGCTCCCGTAGACGCAGCCGATATCGCTGCCAATGACGGCATCACGGAAATCATTGATGAAGAACGCGCCCAGATGGCGGATCAGGATCTCCTCAAGGAAGATGCACCCCAGGAAATGGGTTAG
- a CDS encoding Chromate resistance protein ChrB: protein MEHITWILMTYKVPPEPAAKRVALWRRLKGMGAVYLQNGVCLLPQTEEHMRQLKMLENDAAAMGGESVLLVTTSLDKAQEDKVVRRFQEDRDDQYREFIGKCDAFEAEIAREIAKEKFTYAELEEEDNELKKLQGWVEKIRSLDFYGAPLAADASERLTSCENQLADYARRVFDANQGL from the coding sequence ATGGAACACATCACTTGGATTCTCATGACCTATAAGGTCCCGCCGGAACCGGCTGCAAAGCGTGTTGCCTTGTGGCGGCGGCTCAAAGGCATGGGCGCGGTCTATCTTCAGAACGGCGTTTGCCTGCTGCCTCAGACCGAAGAACACATGCGCCAGTTGAAGATGCTGGAAAATGATGCGGCCGCAATGGGTGGAGAATCGGTACTTCTGGTCACAACCTCTCTGGACAAGGCACAGGAAGATAAGGTTGTCAGGCGGTTTCAGGAAGATCGAGACGATCAATATCGCGAATTCATCGGAAAATGCGATGCCTTCGAGGCGGAAATCGCCCGCGAAATCGCGAAAGAAAAATTCACCTATGCCGAACTCGAGGAAGAGGATAACGAACTCAAGAAACTGCAGGGCTGGGTCGAAAAGATTCGAAGTCTGGATTTCTACGGCGCGCCGCTCGCCGCGGATGCGTCAGAGCGCCTGACGTCCTGCGAAAATCAATTGGCCGATTATGCACGACGCGTGTTCGACGCCAATCAGGGTTTGTGA
- a CDS encoding phosphatase PAP2 family protein → MNLLWNVDVTVTRAINGFAGQSGLLDTVMIWASAAGIPLLVLAVAGQWRAKPDRQDTRHVLVAAGLSFILGLAINQIILLFVDRVRPYAAGVSELLIAPSLDPSFPSDHATAVFAIAATFVLHQMPKRAAWFALAALAVAISRIYVGTHYASDVLGGALSGASAAILIFLLYQRGTRIDRFITNIL, encoded by the coding sequence ATGAATCTGTTGTGGAATGTCGATGTCACTGTCACCAGAGCGATCAATGGCTTTGCTGGACAGAGCGGGTTGCTTGACACCGTCATGATCTGGGCTTCCGCGGCAGGTATCCCGCTGCTGGTTCTGGCCGTGGCCGGCCAGTGGAGGGCGAAACCGGACAGACAAGACACCCGCCATGTTCTGGTCGCTGCCGGATTGTCCTTTATTCTGGGACTGGCAATCAACCAGATCATTCTGCTGTTTGTGGATCGGGTCCGGCCCTATGCTGCGGGTGTCAGCGAATTGCTGATCGCACCCAGTCTCGACCCGTCATTTCCATCCGATCACGCAACAGCGGTATTTGCAATCGCGGCGACATTTGTCCTGCACCAAATGCCAAAACGTGCAGCCTGGTTTGCTCTGGCCGCACTGGCCGTTGCCATATCCCGGATCTATGTCGGCACCCACTACGCCAGCGATGTTCTTGGCGGCGCATTGTCAGGCGCAAGTGCGGCTATTCTGATATTCTTGCTCTATCAGCGGGGGACACGCATTGATCGCTTCATCACCAATATTCTTTGA
- a CDS encoding LssY C-terminal domain-containing protein — protein MQTYVNDLLPSLQSLGFWGYWIIGLLAFGEALVLTSIFAPGTVVVVLGGALIAQGIYDFGDMIWFVAIGTILGAEFSFRIGARGTNLFQEGRRVFSPAILQRGQGFFARYGAPSIIFGHFFGPLRPIVPVVAGLSGMSGSRFFVWNVIGGFAYAIALLSVGYFFGTTVDLFSATMTRGGLFAIAVILAIAILWFIAIKLRKAVPFFVSVLRSVGLAIKDNPDVRDLVARYPILFSFLSDRLSRQAFSGLPVTILASAFAYFLILYAGSTLDFYNQSQIVAVDVRVANLLSAFRDPNLTRFFTLVTALGSWLSVTILAATVSLVLLLRRRLHYLPGLWLSLIGNQLTVTLLKYVFARPRPGMAVYAESSFSFPSGHSAASIAFFGFLTYLLIRERVGPIFVSFLAGATVVFLIGLSRIYLVEHYLSDVLNGYLVGVLWALLGIWLAEWLHSKRDRNKQILIPFWRNVAAIAAFASALLAVGVFVKDYQQTLHVPIVAGVEQLIEPVAAAFADGRLPSHSENILGQPQEPISLIILAQDEAAFLEAFSKAGWRLADRPGISTLSRAAFAVWFANEYDTAPITPAFWNGQPHDFGFQAKTADKSLRERHHARFWRSGFRTADGQSIFLGTASFDVGLKWGLTHRIDPNIDAERDFLASGLSKAGLVSSEQRIPLVAPVLGQNLTGDPFFTDGKAILLHIAGDENSIPVNPAAPLPK, from the coding sequence ATGCAGACATATGTGAATGACCTTCTGCCTTCGCTCCAGTCTCTGGGGTTTTGGGGCTACTGGATCATCGGGCTGCTCGCTTTTGGTGAAGCACTGGTTTTGACCAGCATTTTTGCGCCCGGCACCGTTGTTGTTGTTCTTGGCGGTGCGCTCATCGCCCAGGGCATTTACGATTTCGGCGACATGATCTGGTTTGTCGCCATAGGCACAATCCTAGGCGCGGAATTCAGTTTTAGAATCGGAGCCAGGGGAACAAACCTGTTTCAAGAGGGCCGCCGCGTGTTCTCGCCCGCAATTCTTCAGCGCGGACAAGGCTTCTTTGCCCGATATGGCGCGCCCAGCATCATTTTCGGCCATTTTTTTGGGCCTTTGAGACCGATTGTTCCGGTTGTCGCTGGCCTGTCCGGTATGTCTGGAAGCCGCTTCTTCGTGTGGAACGTGATCGGCGGATTTGCCTACGCAATTGCTCTGCTGAGCGTCGGATACTTCTTTGGAACGACCGTTGATCTGTTCAGCGCCACGATGACGCGTGGCGGCCTGTTTGCCATCGCTGTTATTCTGGCCATCGCGATCCTGTGGTTTATCGCCATCAAGCTGCGCAAGGCCGTGCCGTTTTTCGTGTCAGTGCTGCGCTCTGTTGGGCTCGCCATCAAAGACAACCCCGATGTCCGGGATCTGGTCGCCCGTTATCCCATCCTTTTCAGTTTTCTGTCGGATCGCCTGTCACGCCAGGCCTTCAGCGGTTTGCCCGTCACCATTCTGGCATCGGCCTTTGCATACTTTCTGATACTCTATGCTGGTTCGACGCTGGATTTTTATAATCAGAGCCAGATCGTCGCCGTCGATGTACGTGTCGCCAATTTGTTGTCCGCCTTCCGGGATCCAAATTTAACGCGGTTTTTCACCCTGGTCACCGCCTTGGGATCCTGGCTGTCCGTCACCATTCTGGCGGCCACTGTATCCCTCGTCCTGCTGTTGCGGCGGCGGCTGCATTATCTGCCGGGACTGTGGCTCTCCCTGATCGGCAATCAGCTGACGGTGACCTTGCTGAAATATGTCTTTGCCCGCCCGCGCCCCGGCATGGCAGTATACGCTGAAAGCAGTTTTTCCTTTCCCAGCGGCCACAGTGCGGCCAGTATCGCGTTTTTCGGCTTCCTGACCTATCTTCTGATCCGCGAGCGGGTCGGTCCGATTTTTGTGTCTTTTCTGGCTGGCGCGACAGTCGTTTTTTTGATCGGACTGAGCCGGATTTATCTTGTTGAGCACTATCTCAGCGATGTGCTGAACGGCTATCTTGTCGGCGTACTCTGGGCGCTGCTCGGGATTTGGCTGGCGGAATGGCTGCACTCCAAACGGGATCGGAACAAGCAGATCCTGATCCCATTCTGGCGGAATGTCGCAGCGATTGCCGCGTTCGCCAGCGCCCTGCTGGCCGTAGGGGTCTTCGTCAAAGATTATCAGCAGACGCTCCACGTACCCATTGTTGCAGGCGTCGAACAATTGATCGAGCCGGTCGCGGCGGCTTTTGCAGACGGCCGCTTGCCGTCCCATTCAGAGAACATTCTCGGCCAGCCTCAGGAGCCGATCAGCCTTATCATTCTGGCACAGGACGAGGCTGCATTTCTTGAGGCTTTCAGCAAAGCCGGATGGCGTCTCGCCGACAGGCCGGGCATCAGCACATTGTCCCGCGCCGCGTTTGCGGTCTGGTTCGCCAATGAATATGACACGGCCCCCATCACGCCGGCTTTCTGGAATGGTCAGCCCCACGATTTCGGATTTCAGGCCAAAACCGCAGACAAGAGCCTGCGCGAGCGCCACCACGCCCGGTTCTGGCGCAGCGGTTTTCGCACGGCCGATGGTCAGTCGATCTTTCTGGGAACGGCAAGCTTCGATGTCGGTCTGAAATGGGGCCTGACCCATCGCATTGATCCCAATATCGACGCCGAACGGGACTTTCTTGCCAGCGGTCTGTCCAAAGCGGGTCTGGTCAGTTCAGAACAGCGCATCCCGCTCGTTGCACCGGTTCTTGGGCAGAATCTGACAGGAGATCCATTTTTCACCGACGGCAAGGCAATCCTGCTTCACATCGCTGGCGATGAAAACTCCATCCCTGTCAATCCTGCGGCACCGCTGCCGAAATAA
- a CDS encoding N-formylglutamate amidohydrolase codes for MSTEKGISLKTTDRDWWTVHRGASPVLGTAIHNGHEVDATLEDQMALPEDDRLREEDPFTEFIIRDLPNRIAFHRSRFAVDLNRPREEAVYLSPEQSWGLEVWADDPTPEMIEHSLQMHDHYYLMLKMMLRELEEQYGHFIVLDIHSYNHRRAGPQARPSDPDDMPEINIGTYSMDREKWAHVVDPFMDKLREFEFRGHKLDVRENVAFQGKGEQTRFIHDTFPKSGCAIAIEFKKFFMDEWTGKPDREALVAMRSMIQSALPLLEGIIEGMS; via the coding sequence ATGTCTACTGAAAAGGGAATTTCACTCAAGACGACTGATCGGGACTGGTGGACAGTTCACCGCGGAGCCTCGCCGGTCCTGGGAACGGCGATCCACAATGGTCATGAGGTTGATGCCACGCTGGAAGATCAGATGGCGCTTCCCGAAGATGACCGGCTGCGCGAGGAAGATCCATTCACCGAGTTCATCATTCGCGATCTGCCCAACCGGATTGCTTTCCACAGATCGCGCTTTGCCGTCGATCTCAACCGTCCCCGCGAGGAAGCTGTCTACCTGTCGCCTGAGCAATCCTGGGGGCTGGAAGTATGGGCGGATGACCCAACGCCCGAAATGATTGAGCATTCGCTTCAGATGCATGATCATTACTATCTGATGCTGAAGATGATGCTGCGCGAACTGGAAGAGCAGTACGGTCATTTCATTGTTCTGGACATTCACAGTTACAATCATCGCCGCGCCGGGCCGCAAGCACGGCCCAGCGACCCCGATGACATGCCGGAAATCAATATCGGGACCTACTCAATGGACCGCGAGAAATGGGCCCATGTGGTTGATCCGTTCATGGACAAATTGCGGGAATTCGAGTTTCGCGGTCACAAGCTGGATGTACGCGAAAATGTCGCGTTTCAGGGCAAGGGTGAGCAGACCCGGTTTATTCATGATACTTTCCCCAAATCCGGATGTGCCATTGCGATTGAGTTTAAAAAATTCTTCATGGATGAATGGACCGGGAAGCCTGATCGCGAAGCGCTGGTCGCAATGCGCAGCATGATTCAATCAGCTTTGCCTCTGCTGGAAGGCATTATTGAAGGAATGTCATGA
- a CDS encoding flavohemoglobin expression-modulating QEGLA motif protein → MSDSGQKIQPVNAIVAALADAKPVRATLKSGARLHIDRPLPFICIHHRKDDLQQAAYDITTSNASYLVSSELATDVEALNRIGHKMIERFGAFLVIEVTELDQDTLLSDDSPYLPDFEIQLETEQRPETRAAMEAAAEAIESVAVRYRSPVVDRIISDRRDNSTLAGLDPAIGFLSIRFAPIYRQPDSAAVYPELLERVVANIFDALLRGVAAFTTKTGALEPASHRALGRRSFVDTVKRLDRQIDKVCGSFDFLMAVTPINTAEAWGKFSDNAQQSPPELLYRPLTVEVDFEKKTLHSVAFENLEDPVLYEIYREKQQELDLQLTAIDLRNTPRFKEVSRLLYGSVEAELLTMAQDILALPHSSGQASKGEGGLEGHVDCYALKAAARQMVAEYQADYAGFDVEIVIRDDLPPGMMVSGNGLMISRNTRMARSRVQALLSHEIGVHLMTYFAGDAQGLRIFRTGLAGYEGIQEGLAVFAEYLVGGLTPGRLRLLAGRVVGCAAMLEGADFIETYRLLTREHGFSSSAAFNLTVRLYRSGGLAKDAIYLRGLRDVLLHIGAGKSLDPYWLGKFSKAQFPKIEELATRGLLRTPPVSPAFLTARGAAKRLAAARAGLAPADLISG, encoded by the coding sequence ATGAGTGACAGTGGGCAGAAAATCCAGCCGGTCAACGCCATAGTGGCGGCTCTTGCGGATGCAAAACCTGTCCGGGCTACGCTGAAGTCCGGTGCGCGGCTGCATATTGACCGGCCACTTCCGTTTATCTGCATTCATCACAGAAAGGATGACCTTCAACAGGCCGCTTATGACATTACAACATCCAATGCGTCTTATTTGGTCTCCTCCGAACTTGCCACAGATGTCGAGGCCCTGAACCGGATCGGTCACAAAATGATTGAGCGGTTCGGAGCGTTTTTGGTGATTGAAGTGACTGAATTGGATCAGGACACTTTGCTGAGCGACGACAGTCCCTATCTGCCTGATTTCGAAATTCAGCTTGAGACCGAACAACGACCTGAAACTCGGGCAGCAATGGAGGCCGCAGCCGAAGCGATTGAGAGCGTGGCCGTCAGATACCGCTCTCCGGTTGTTGACAGAATTATCTCCGACAGGCGTGACAACTCGACATTGGCCGGACTTGACCCGGCGATCGGGTTTCTCTCAATAAGGTTTGCTCCCATCTATCGGCAACCCGACAGCGCAGCGGTTTATCCCGAACTTCTTGAACGGGTGGTCGCCAATATTTTTGACGCGCTGCTGCGCGGGGTTGCCGCCTTTACCACAAAGACTGGTGCGCTTGAACCTGCGTCCCACCGGGCTCTGGGCCGCAGATCATTTGTCGACACGGTCAAAAGGCTCGACCGGCAGATCGACAAGGTCTGTGGTTCGTTTGATTTTCTCATGGCGGTTACGCCGATCAACACCGCAGAAGCCTGGGGAAAATTCAGTGACAATGCGCAGCAATCCCCACCTGAGCTGCTTTATCGTCCTCTCACTGTGGAAGTTGATTTTGAGAAGAAGACACTTCATTCCGTTGCTTTTGAAAATCTGGAAGACCCTGTCCTTTACGAAATCTACCGGGAAAAACAGCAGGAGCTGGACTTGCAGCTGACTGCAATTGACCTGCGCAACACACCACGGTTCAAAGAGGTCAGTCGGCTTCTGTATGGTTCGGTTGAAGCGGAGCTTTTGACGATGGCGCAGGATATTCTTGCGCTGCCCCACAGCAGTGGACAGGCATCCAAAGGCGAAGGCGGGCTGGAAGGCCACGTCGACTGCTACGCGCTGAAGGCGGCGGCCCGTCAGATGGTGGCTGAGTATCAGGCCGACTATGCCGGCTTTGATGTCGAAATTGTCATCCGCGATGACCTGCCGCCGGGCATGATGGTTTCTGGCAATGGCCTGATGATATCGCGCAATACGCGCATGGCGCGAAGCCGGGTGCAGGCATTGCTCAGCCATGAGATAGGCGTTCATCTGATGACCTATTTCGCCGGTGATGCGCAAGGCTTGAGAATTTTCCGCACCGGACTCGCCGGTTATGAAGGCATTCAGGAGGGATTGGCAGTCTTCGCCGAGTACCTTGTCGGTGGTTTGACCCCCGGCCGTCTGCGCCTGCTTGCCGGGCGCGTGGTCGGATGCGCGGCAATGCTGGAAGGTGCGGATTTTATCGAAACCTATCGGCTGCTGACCCGGGAGCATGGATTTTCCAGCAGCGCCGCCTTCAATCTGACGGTACGGCTGTATCGCTCCGGCGGCTTGGCGAAGGATGCCATTTATCTGCGTGGTCTGCGCGATGTTCTCCTCCATATCGGGGCGGGAAAATCGCTCGATCCGTACTGGCTGGGAAAATTCTCCAAAGCCCAGTTTCCGAAGATTGAGGAACTTGCCACACGCGGGTTGCTCAGGACGCCGCCGGTCTCCCCGGCCTTTCTCACCGCCAGAGGTGCAGCAAAGCGCCTTGCTGCAGCCCGTGCAGGCCTGGCACCCGCCGACCTCATTTCAGGATAG
- a CDS encoding glutathione synthetase encodes MRIAFFVNAIKDEYPRFTTTVFALAALSRGHEVCYITPGGFVLRADDTLHVSVLNLPKKAFKKVETLHKALQSEETTRETIDVTGIDVLMLRNDPSQDADTHPWAAQAGPMFGRLAADRGVLVVNDPDGLSLAQNKLYLQGFPEAARPASLISKNLEEIRDFIGSQPEGIIIKPLQGSGGKNVFKIDGPDDSNINQIFEAVSEEGYMIAQGFMPEAKGGDVRVFVMNGTPLERDGKYAALRRVPAKGDVRSNMHAKGTAVKVEMTDKILAVADLVRPKLIHDGLFLVGLDIVGDKILEINVFTPGGMWSICDMHDTDFGESVIMSLERKLEMRESSHGNLSNRELAVL; translated from the coding sequence ATGCGCATCGCATTTTTTGTCAACGCCATCAAAGATGAGTATCCCCGTTTCACGACAACGGTTTTTGCCCTGGCGGCGCTCTCGCGGGGCCATGAAGTGTGCTATATCACCCCCGGCGGCTTCGTCTTGCGAGCCGACGATACCCTTCATGTCAGCGTTCTGAACCTGCCGAAGAAAGCGTTTAAGAAGGTGGAGACACTGCACAAGGCATTGCAGTCCGAGGAGACCACGCGCGAAACCATCGACGTGACCGGAATTGATGTTTTGATGCTGCGCAATGATCCCTCTCAGGATGCCGATACGCACCCATGGGCGGCGCAGGCTGGCCCGATGTTCGGCCGGCTGGCTGCGGATCGTGGTGTTCTGGTGGTCAATGATCCTGACGGTTTGTCACTGGCTCAGAACAAGCTGTATCTGCAGGGCTTTCCGGAGGCGGCAAGACCGGCTTCACTGATTTCCAAAAACCTCGAGGAAATCCGGGATTTCATCGGCAGCCAGCCCGAAGGGATCATCATCAAGCCATTGCAGGGCTCAGGCGGCAAGAATGTTTTCAAGATCGACGGTCCTGATGATTCCAACATCAATCAGATATTCGAAGCCGTCAGCGAAGAAGGCTATATGATCGCGCAGGGCTTCATGCCGGAAGCCAAGGGTGGCGATGTGCGGGTCTTCGTCATGAACGGTACACCGTTGGAACGGGATGGAAAATACGCGGCACTGCGCCGTGTCCCTGCGAAAGGTGACGTTCGCTCCAACATGCACGCCAAGGGCACAGCGGTGAAAGTGGAGATGACCGACAAGATCCTGGCTGTTGCAGACCTTGTGCGCCCGAAACTTATTCATGATGGATTGTTCCTCGTCGGTCTGGATATCGTCGGTGACAAGATCCTTGAGATCAATGTGTTCACGCCCGGGGGTATGTGGAGCATATGCGATATGCACGACACCGACTTTGGCGAGAGTGTCATCATGTCGCTTGAACGCAAACTTGAGATGCGCGAAAGCAGCCACGGCAATTTGTCGAACCGGGAGCTGGCCGTGCTTTGA
- a CDS encoding efflux RND transporter permease subunit has product MRMATSGCEDRLLRPSIMNTLTSVFGMLPLVLFPGEGSELYRGLGSVVVGGLATSALLTVPPLLGIVLRSLPSIAEESPLQKVDEERPAPQLAE; this is encoded by the coding sequence ATGCGAATGGCCACGTCAGGTTGCGAGGACCGATTGCTCCGGCCGAGTATCATGAACACGCTGACCAGCGTGTTCGGCATGTTGCCTCTGGTGCTGTTTCCCGGCGAAGGCTCGGAACTGTATCGCGGCCTGGGGTCTGTGGTGGTGGGCGGCCTTGCCACATCGGCGCTGCTGACCGTGCCGCCGCTGCTCGGCATCGTGTTGCGCAGCCTGCCATCCATCGCCGAGGAGTCGCCGCTGCAGAAAGTCGACGAGGAAAGACCTGCTCCACAGCTGGCTGAGTAG